The genomic region GTCGTCCATCCTTGTCATTTTGCCATTAGCCTGGGTGAAAATGACATCTCTTAGCTGACAGTTCATGTTATCTTCGTTTTCTACCAACTTTCCTCGATACATGTCACCATTATTTAGTTCTAACGTTATCTCATGGCCTTGACTCTCATTAAGAAGTTTAATGGGAATAGCTGACATTATCAAAGTACGTTTGGTATGCTGGCAATAGTACCCTGGTCATACATATTTTAATTTATTGCAAGTCTTCTTTACTTAAACTATATTAAAACAGATTTTGtatattcaaagatttaTAATTAGTGTTGAAAAGTGAATTGTTAACAAAAATAAAGGTTCATCTTACATACACATAGGAACAAGAACAGCACATCGTCAGCGTAGAGCGCTCAATTATCGATTTGAGGGGTCCTGAAACTTCGGACTGATAATGAGCATTATGGATATGAAAAGCTATTCTAAGGACGAAATATCCTGCCAAGTGGAACATGTTTCTCTCAAGTTTATTCAAGAAGTGCATCAGAACCTATGTTGTTTGCAGGTGGTATCAAACACTATGTTCATTGCATTGAAGACGGGTCACATCTTTATAATAAACCTTAACGACCCAGCGACGGTGCATTCCTTTATACTTCCGATGCTTGCCAATAGTCAAGAAAAGTTACTATGCATATGGGTCAATCCTCAAGCCAGTCTCATACTCTTTAAGACCAACTTTGCTAAATACTTTCTGGGCCACGTCAAACGTATTGTTGATGGAGGAAAAAATTCGAAGCTGACGACTCTAAAGAGACTCAACAAAAAGAGTTGTGATATACGAACAGTTGACTGGAGTTTTGATGAATCCACCCTTTTGGTTGGTACGAAAGAAGGTAAGGCGTATCATATTTATTTGGGACCATGTGTGAAAAACAGCAACGACGATGCACAAGTCACCAGAATCTTTTCAGCTACAGAGAGTATAGACGGAATAATGTTCAATAAGTCGCTGGGTGCACTACTGATAATAGGATCTCAGATCATGTATTGGGATTCTTCTATTTCTCAGAAACTGGGGCCTATTGAAGTGTTTTCATCTACTAAACCTACTGCCACGGAGCAATATCAGCAGACCGATAAAGAGTTTGGTTCCAGGTTTACTTTCATGGGCAGTAAATTTGCATGGGTCACACAATCCGGTATTGTAGTGGGGGACTTGAACGACGAAAAAGTCTTGGCAAATGCTAGGGTATTATTGTACATCGAGCTTCCGGCTTCGACACACAGAGTGAAAGACGTAAGATtaacaaaatatcatttGGTATTACTTAGAGGTTCTGAAATCATAGTAGTCAATCAATTGACCATGAAGATAGTGTTTCAAGAATCaatcttcaattcaaacGACATTGAAAAACTACATTCATTGTGCATAGACTATAGCCAAGTCCCACCCACGACATGGTGCCATTCGGCTTCGAATGTTTACGAAATTGTCATGAGTGGTGAAGATAGGTCAGTTTGGAAGCTTCTATGTGATACTCATCGTTTTGAGGAAGCACTCGCTCTCGATGGACTATCTTCCGTCCAAAAGGACTATGTTCATAGTTTTTATGGTGATTATTACTACGAAAAGCAAATGTGGGAAGAAGCAGCAGAACAATACAGCAAAACTAAGATGCTCAACAACTGTGGGCCAATTGCCTTGAAATTTATGAAAGATTCATCTCAAATAGCTTCATTGCAATTGCTATTACGGAATTACTTAAGCAGTACTAATGACGATTATCAAGTAAAACAGGTGATTCTCACCTCATGGATTATTCAGAACTATATGAACCAATTGAACGATATCGACGAAAAGATAAACCGTGATGCCTCTGATGAGAAACTGGCCAGTCAGAAGACGGATATTGttaaaaaatttgaatcattcGTAACgcaaaatttcaataaaatgGACAAAGAAACTATATATCAAATAATTTCAAGACAAAACCGGAAAAAAGAACTGCTATATTTCGCAACGTTGGCGGAAGATTATGAGTACGTTCTTTCTTACTGGAttaaattggaaaattggTATGAATCGTTAAAATTGCTGTCGTCTCTTCAAGAACCTGATTTAATTTACAAATACTCGAATATTTTATTGATCAGCTCACCTGATGCCACGATAAATACATGGATGCAAATTACTTCTTTAGACCCTGTGCCATTAATACCGTCTATCTTATCATATTTTACCAactatcaaaagaagaagagagcAGAAGGCATTCATTCCAATGTCCAGAATCATGGTGTTAATTACTTGAAATGGTGCATACGTGACCAAAATAACACTGTTCCAATTATACATAACACTTATCTTTACATGATGATTGTGGATAAAACGACGGACAAAGACCAGGAAGTCATTCAGTTCCTCACTAAGCATAGCAAAGG from Kluyveromyces lactis strain NRRL Y-1140 chromosome D complete sequence harbors:
- the SMD3 gene encoding mRNA splicing protein SMD3 (similar to uniprot|P43321 Saccharomyces cerevisiae YLR147C SMD3 involved in snRNP biogenesis and pre-mRNA splicing encodes a core snRNP protein), yielding MSAIPIKLLNESQGHEITLELNNGDMYRGKLVENEDNMNCQLRDVIFTQANGKMTRMDDVFIRGSNIKLVVVPDMLKHAPLFKKTAVSKPPPPIRGPKRR
- the PEP3 gene encoding tethering complex subunit PEP3 (similar to uniprot|P27801 Saccharomyces cerevisiae YLR148W PEP3 Vacuolar peripheral membrane protein that promotes vesicular docking/fusion reactions in conjunction with SNARE proteins required for vacuolar biogenesis forms complex with Pep5p that mediates protein transport to the vacuole), whose amino-acid sequence is MSIMDMKSYSKDEISCQVEHVSLKFIQEVHQNLCCLQVVSNTMFIALKTGHIFIINLNDPATVHSFILPMLANSQEKLLCIWVNPQASLILFKTNFAKYFLGHVKRIVDGGKNSKLTTLKRLNKKSCDIRTVDWSFDESTLLVGTKEGKAYHIYLGPCVKNSNDDAQVTRIFSATESIDGIMFNKSLGALLIIGSQIMYWDSSISQKLGPIEVFSSTKPTATEQYQQTDKEFGSRFTFMGSKFAWVTQSGIVVGDLNDEKVLANARVLLYIELPASTHRVKDVRLTKYHLVLLRGSEIIVVNQLTMKIVFQESIFNSNDIEKLHSLCIDYSQVPPTTWCHSASNVYEIVMSGEDRSVWKLLCDTHRFEEALALDGLSSVQKDYVHSFYGDYYYEKQMWEEAAEQYSKTKMLNNCGPIALKFMKDSSQIASLQLLLRNYLSSTNDDYQVKQVILTSWIIQNYMNQLNDIDEKINRDASDEKLASQKTDIVKKFESFVTQNFNKMDKETIYQIISRQNRKKELLYFATLAEDYEYVLSYWIKLENWYESLKLLSSLQEPDLIYKYSNILLISSPDATINTWMQITSLDPVPLIPSILSYFTNYQKKKRAEGIHSNVQNHGVNYLKWCIRDQNNTVPIIHNTYLYMMIVDKTTDKDQEVIQFLTKHSKGHFDTDFILRLSLRYERYGVSICIYSEISLYEEAVSLALKHGRLQEAKKVATTVEDPDIKKTLWLDIAAAMIKQDRDIKNTLTLLIQESEGVLSVKDLLPLFDEFVTIAKLKEELVRSLEKHSMQITKLSQEIRDSLKIKSEIKNDIILFRNRYEKLKPGASCSYCSQPLQTRKFFVYPCGHSINTDCIIKIIMASNQYALKAKIQNMQKKLLRDRNSVKSEELEELLSAQCPLCSEISINSIDEPWEVDPNTALKWKI